In a genomic window of Chryseobacterium sp. G0162:
- a CDS encoding fibronectin type III domain-containing protein gives MSGLLLCKMSRPFKVLIALLCMVIGLSIQAQTITIGTGTSTQKYPLGASWGFERSASIYTAAEIGTTGSILSLGWNSTGVSNIGMPVKVYIKPVGTTTTMTAQSWNTLTTGATLLYSGSVGLIPIGWYTIPLQLPYTYNGIDNLMVLVETNYGGSGSFSTGAKIAYSSVTSGHMYIEQDSTPPTTKTGTVTSNRPNIQMTFGTPPACLPMPPGGSLSTGAVTATNAVINWTAYVPAPAAGYDVFYNTTNVPPVAGSTPNLTVPPGAPTATIGPLTPLTTYYVWVRAKCSATEQSEWSTPLSFATPATCPAMPTSGTITTGTITPTTGVINWTSFGYTPAEGYDIYYNTTGAAPNGTTLPSQNVPSGTTATLSPLLPDTTYYVWVRARCSSTDQSTWNIIPKSFATPPTCLPVPTTAGSLTVGTMTTNSAVVGWAASPSAPAGGYEVYYNTTGVAPTNNATTQGTIVPGNSTPLTPLVAGTTYYWWVRAVCTSTDRSAWVPGPPFQLGQIGSGSGKSTQLPVNSNWGYNYSQQIYKASEVSAAVGPNKFITELKFYVDNPAPDQSKYNDWVVYMGNTTQNNFATTSSWVPISSLKQVWSGILPTMTAGTWVTIPLTTPLLWDGTSNIVVAVDENAPAYSSTPYANWGAFAGGTPERGLQYISDGTNPDPASPPSGTKQANIPQIVLKGIELVACTTAPPTNIKVNSITASTAIVSWTPAIGATYKLQYRPAAGGAWKVIDITAPLTSSWPLYNLIDGTLYEVQIATICSGTQGAYSTSTQFTTLALTYCPNVPPTGTPSGYIGKVTVTPTNGPLMVSSSGYDGYKDYSTDPTRLVTLIRGTSGNKISITKFWPGSTSSYGVGVWIDLNRNGIFEPTERVVNATSSTTNPVGTVAAGFKIELPPNIATYDGTLLTRMRVVMMDGTVNAPCSSFGTYNVGEVEDYAVRLIDEPVCTTNPPTNITVSNITDTSATFSWLASTGATYQLRYREVGTTAWTTVAAVPAPGNIYTTPATPPLKEQTKYEVQVSTKCTTTFGAFSSSVQFTTLPLQYCPVTGSGDNDHISNVTVTSANSGVPPMSNTTVQNSYTSYTTPATLITLDAGSIDNKILVAKGWTGSTGNDAVAVWIDFDRNGQFDTSERILGSAASTTTPVTSLFNVPNAPPAYIGPYTTTMRVVLKRSTGTTIPTACANAIDGEVEDYAVRIRPCSNAMPNAPTFTTITHTTAVVNLTGGANTVTYLVRYRVAGTGTWTQIYASAALGNVPLTLTGLSPATTYEVEVAAVCGGTTGTATAIKTFSTRCDPTPPTVTVSNITPTSALITWNPVVISATYKMRWRKVGAPAWEPEIPLPSSPNTFLLNNLDSFVTYEVQIANQCAGETTWNNFSNSKVFTTVRICEIPPPGLTITQLLPTTAEVTWDAYPGATYLLRYRKVGIPSWTEVPTAVNTVILNGLVEMTKYEMQVVNICSGKPGNYTPPYYFTTPTVIYCQMKSESSAGEYISKVTVIPNGKDKMENESKGSTYTDYTGVPKTFIELIQGSTDNEIIIEKKWLGKTYNEGIAVWIDFDRNGEFDIYEKIFTSSPNTTTPVSGKFNVPADAFVSTTDYKYVVMRVAMERDGVPVSCMNVKNGEVEDYTVRISKPGVANPINQKDILIYPNPVSSILYVKNISKRAKYKIYNAAGQIIVEGILLNNEINVTKLINGVYVIDIDDNGNTAQKKFIKE, from the coding sequence ATGAGTGGACTTTTACTCTGTAAAATGAGCCGACCTTTTAAGGTGCTCATTGCATTGCTCTGTATGGTCATCGGATTGTCCATACAGGCTCAAACCATTACAATTGGTACCGGAACGTCTACCCAAAAGTATCCTTTAGGAGCTAGTTGGGGGTTTGAACGTTCTGCATCTATTTACACGGCAGCTGAAATTGGAACTACTGGAAGTATTCTATCTTTGGGATGGAATTCTACCGGAGTTTCTAATATTGGTATGCCGGTAAAAGTTTATATAAAACCGGTAGGAACTACAACAACTATGACAGCGCAAAGCTGGAATACTTTAACTACCGGAGCTACTTTATTATATAGTGGAAGTGTAGGTCTTATACCCATAGGATGGTATACAATTCCTTTACAGCTTCCTTATACTTATAATGGAATAGATAACCTAATGGTACTTGTTGAAACCAATTATGGTGGTTCCGGATCGTTTAGTACAGGAGCGAAGATTGCTTATTCTAGTGTTACATCAGGACACATGTATATTGAGCAGGATAGTACACCTCCTACGACTAAGACCGGAACAGTTACCAGTAACAGACCCAATATTCAGATGACTTTCGGTACACCACCGGCATGTTTACCTATGCCTCCGGGAGGATCACTAAGTACAGGAGCGGTTACCGCAACCAATGCTGTAATCAATTGGACTGCGTACGTACCGGCTCCGGCAGCGGGATATGACGTATTTTATAATACAACGAACGTACCGCCAGTAGCAGGATCAACACCTAATTTAACTGTTCCGCCAGGAGCACCCACTGCGACTATCGGACCATTAACTCCATTGACAACCTATTATGTGTGGGTAAGAGCAAAATGTAGTGCAACAGAACAAAGTGAATGGTCTACACCATTATCATTTGCTACACCGGCAACCTGTCCGGCGATGCCTACTTCTGGAACGATCACAACAGGAACGATTACACCAACAACTGGGGTGATTAACTGGACTTCATTTGGTTATACCCCTGCAGAAGGATATGATATTTATTACAATACCACAGGTGCTGCACCTAATGGTACTACTTTGCCATCGCAAAATGTTCCATCAGGAACAACGGCAACATTAAGCCCTTTACTTCCTGATACAACTTATTATGTATGGGTGAGAGCAAGATGTAGCTCAACAGATCAAAGTACTTGGAATATTATACCAAAATCTTTTGCAACACCACCTACATGTCTGCCAGTTCCTACGACTGCAGGTTCATTAACGGTAGGAACAATGACAACTAACAGTGCTGTTGTTGGTTGGGCAGCATCACCTTCTGCACCTGCGGGAGGATATGAAGTATATTACAATACTACTGGTGTAGCGCCAACAAATAATGCCACTACACAAGGTACTATTGTTCCAGGAAACTCTACACCATTAACTCCATTAGTTGCAGGGACTACCTATTATTGGTGGGTAAGAGCAGTTTGTACTTCTACAGATAGAAGTGCTTGGGTGCCGGGACCTCCATTTCAATTAGGACAAATAGGATCTGGTAGTGGTAAGAGTACTCAACTTCCAGTAAATTCAAACTGGGGATATAATTATTCTCAGCAAATTTATAAAGCTTCCGAAGTGTCGGCAGCTGTGGGGCCAAATAAATTCATTACTGAACTTAAATTCTATGTAGATAATCCCGCTCCTGATCAGAGTAAATACAATGATTGGGTAGTTTATATGGGGAATACTACACAGAATAATTTTGCAACAACCTCAAGCTGGGTGCCAATCTCTTCATTGAAACAGGTTTGGTCAGGAATTTTACCTACAATGACGGCAGGGACTTGGGTAACTATACCATTAACAACTCCTTTGCTTTGGGACGGAACAAGTAATATTGTAGTGGCTGTAGATGAAAATGCACCAGCCTATTCCTCAACTCCATATGCTAATTGGGGAGCTTTTGCCGGAGGAACACCTGAAAGAGGATTACAATATATTAGTGATGGTACTAATCCTGATCCTGCTTCTCCGCCATCAGGTACTAAGCAGGCCAACATTCCACAGATTGTGCTTAAAGGTATAGAACTAGTAGCCTGTACAACTGCACCACCTACTAATATTAAAGTAAATAGTATTACAGCGAGTACAGCTATCGTTTCATGGACGCCTGCAATAGGAGCTACTTATAAATTACAATACAGACCAGCAGCAGGTGGAGCTTGGAAAGTAATTGATATTACAGCTCCATTAACAAGCAGCTGGCCATTATATAATTTGATAGATGGAACTCTGTATGAAGTTCAGATTGCAACAATCTGTAGCGGTACTCAGGGAGCATATTCTACAAGTACTCAGTTTACAACGTTAGCTCTGACTTACTGTCCTAACGTACCTCCTACAGGTACGCCAAGTGGATATATTGGTAAAGTGACTGTTACTCCTACAAATGGACCTTTAATGGTAAGTAGTTCAGGATATGACGGATATAAAGATTATTCTACTGATCCTACAAGATTAGTTACTCTGATTAGAGGGACATCAGGTAATAAAATTAGTATTACGAAATTCTGGCCTGGAAGTACATCTAGTTATGGAGTGGGAGTATGGATTGACCTGAATAGAAACGGAATTTTTGAACCAACTGAAAGAGTTGTGAACGCTACTAGCAGTACTACAAACCCTGTGGGAACTGTAGCAGCTGGTTTCAAAATAGAACTTCCACCTAATATTGCTACTTATGATGGTACTCTTCTTACCCGTATGCGTGTCGTTATGATGGATGGTACTGTTAATGCACCATGTTCATCATTTGGAACATACAATGTAGGAGAAGTAGAAGACTATGCTGTAAGACTAATTGACGAGCCGGTATGTACAACGAATCCGCCAACAAACATAACGGTTTCAAACATTACAGATACAAGTGCTACGTTCTCATGGTTAGCTTCTACAGGTGCTACATATCAATTGAGATATAGAGAAGTTGGAACTACTGCTTGGACAACCGTTGCTGCTGTTCCTGCACCAGGGAATATATACACTACACCTGCAACTCCTCCTTTGAAAGAACAAACCAAATATGAAGTACAGGTATCAACGAAATGTACTACTACTTTTGGAGCTTTCTCAAGCTCAGTACAATTTACGACATTACCACTGCAATATTGTCCTGTAACAGGTAGTGGAGATAACGATCATATTTCAAATGTTACTGTTACGTCTGCTAATTCAGGAGTGCCGCCTATGAGCAACACTACTGTTCAGAATTCATATACAAGCTATACAACCCCGGCAACTCTTATTACTTTAGATGCAGGTTCTATTGACAATAAAATTCTTGTTGCGAAAGGATGGACAGGATCAACAGGGAATGATGCTGTGGCCGTTTGGATTGACTTTGACAGAAACGGACAGTTTGATACTTCTGAAAGAATTCTTGGTTCTGCAGCTAGTACTACTACACCGGTTACCAGCCTGTTTAATGTTCCTAACGCACCTCCTGCCTATATAGGACCGTATACAACTACGATGAGAGTCGTATTGAAACGTTCAACAGGTACAACTATTCCTACAGCATGTGCTAATGCTATTGATGGAGAAGTTGAAGATTATGCAGTAAGAATCAGACCGTGTAGTAATGCGATGCCAAATGCACCGACCTTTACTACAATAACCCATACAACGGCTGTTGTTAATTTAACCGGTGGTGCTAATACGGTAACTTACCTTGTAAGATACAGAGTGGCAGGAACTGGTACATGGACGCAAATATATGCTTCTGCAGCATTAGGTAACGTTCCACTTACGCTTACTGGATTAAGCCCGGCAACAACTTATGAAGTGGAAGTGGCTGCTGTTTGTGGAGGTACTACAGGTACAGCTACTGCAATTAAGACATTCTCAACAAGATGTGATCCTACACCTCCAACAGTAACAGTAAGCAATATTACTCCAACAAGTGCTTTAATTACTTGGAACCCAGTCGTAATAAGTGCAACTTATAAAATGAGATGGAGAAAAGTGGGGGCTCCAGCTTGGGAACCGGAAATTCCTCTTCCAAGCTCACCTAATACATTCTTGTTAAATAATCTGGATTCGTTTGTTACTTATGAAGTTCAGATTGCTAATCAGTGTGCTGGTGAAACCACTTGGAATAATTTCTCAAATTCTAAAGTATTTACAACGGTAAGAATATGTGAGATTCCACCTCCAGGATTGACAATTACTCAACTATTGCCTACAACTGCAGAGGTTACATGGGATGCATATCCAGGCGCAACATATCTTCTTAGATACAGAAAAGTAGGTATTCCAAGTTGGACAGAAGTTCCTACAGCGGTTAACACAGTTATATTGAATGGCCTTGTAGAAATGACGAAGTATGAAATGCAGGTAGTCAATATCTGTAGTGGAAAACCAGGAAATTATACTCCTCCTTACTACTTTACAACCCCTACAGTAATTTACTGTCAGATGAAGTCAGAAAGCTCAGCAGGAGAATATATTTCCAAGGTAACTGTTATTCCAAACGGAAAAGATAAAATGGAGAATGAATCAAAAGGATCTACTTATACAGATTATACTGGAGTTCCTAAAACATTTATCGAGCTAATCCAAGGATCTACAGATAATGAGATTATCATCGAGAAAAAATGGTTAGGAAAAACTTATAATGAAGGAATTGCAGTTTGGATCGACTTCGATAGAAATGGTGAATTTGATATTTACGAAAAAATATTCACTTCATCTCCAAACACAACAACTCCTGTATCAGGTAAATTTAATGTACCGGCAGATGCTTTTGTAAGTACAACAGATTATAAATATGTTGTGATGAGAGTGGCAATGGAAAGAGATGGTGTTCCTGTAAGCTGTATGAACGTTAAGAATGGAGAAGTTGAGGACTATACGGTAAGAATTTCTAAACCGGGAGTTGCTAATCCAATTAACCAGAAGGATATCCTAATCTATCCTAACCCAGTAAGTTCAATATTGTATGTGAAAAATATTAGCAAAAGAGCTAAATATAAAATTTACAATGCTGCAGGGCAGATCATCGTAGAAGGTATTCTATTAAATAACGAAATTAATGTAACAAAATTGATTAATGGAGTGTATGTAATAGATATTGATGACAATGGTAATACTGCTCAAAAGAAATTTATTAAAGAATAA
- the coaE gene encoding dephospho-CoA kinase (Dephospho-CoA kinase (CoaE) performs the final step in coenzyme A biosynthesis.), producing MEELHSEGQQAEPPAPKIIGLTGGIGSGKTTVAKFIEEFGFPVYYSDDRAKDIVNDSEELKIKIKELLGEESYDENGLYDRKFVADKVFNNKELLQHLNEIIHPAVRIDFEQWVKQQTKYLVFKETALLFELRLNRQCYKSLLVTAEDNIRIKRVMDRDNKTYREVEAVMEKQMPERDKIKMADCIIYNNTNLEELKEQTEKVIFAIE from the coding sequence ATGGAAGAATTACATTCAGAGGGCCAACAGGCCGAGCCGCCCGCACCCAAGATCATTGGTTTAACCGGGGGAATTGGCTCAGGAAAAACTACAGTTGCTAAGTTTATTGAAGAATTCGGTTTTCCGGTGTATTATTCTGATGACCGGGCAAAAGATATTGTCAATGACAGTGAAGAACTGAAAATTAAAATCAAGGAGCTTCTAGGTGAAGAATCTTATGATGAAAATGGTCTATATGACAGAAAGTTTGTAGCAGATAAGGTTTTCAATAATAAAGAGCTTCTTCAGCACTTAAATGAGATTATTCATCCTGCAGTACGTATTGATTTTGAGCAATGGGTAAAGCAGCAGACCAAATATCTGGTTTTTAAAGAAACAGCCTTATTATTTGAGTTAAGACTTAACAGACAATGCTATAAGTCTCTTTTGGTAACTGCAGAGGATAATATCCGAATCAAAAGGGTCATGGACAGAGATAACAAAACCTACCGCGAGGTAGAGGCTGTTATGGAAAAGCAAATGCCAGAAAGGGATAAGATTAAAATGGCAGATTGTATCATTTATAATAATACCAATCTGGAAGAGCTAAAAGAACAGACGGAAAAAGTCATCTTTGCTATTGAATAA
- a CDS encoding MBL fold metallo-hydrolase: MKLYPIQCGKFKLDGGAMFGVVPKSLWEKTNPADEKNLIELGTRSLLIEDGKKLILVDCGLGNKQDDKFFGHYSLWGDDTLDKNLKKYGFVKEDITDVFLTHLHFDHCGGAIEWNDDRTGYRPAFKNAHFWTNENHWQWATEPNAREKASFLKENIMPMQESGQLNFLPLPTTGNYGFAPDLKMDVIFVDGHTEKQMLPVIQYQEKTIVFAADLIPTAGHINQVYVMGYDTRPLLTLEEKGKFLKQCVDNEYLLFFEHDAHNELASLKMTEKGVRLDETFSFNDVFGY; this comes from the coding sequence ATGAAGTTATATCCAATACAATGTGGAAAATTTAAACTGGACGGCGGTGCTATGTTTGGTGTCGTCCCAAAGAGTCTGTGGGAAAAAACTAACCCAGCAGACGAAAAAAACTTAATCGAACTGGGAACCCGTTCCCTGCTTATAGAGGATGGAAAGAAGCTAATCCTTGTAGACTGCGGTCTGGGCAATAAACAGGATGATAAATTCTTTGGACACTACTCTCTTTGGGGAGATGATACTCTGGATAAAAATTTAAAAAAATATGGTTTTGTAAAGGAAGACATTACTGATGTATTCCTTACTCATCTTCACTTTGACCACTGCGGTGGCGCCATAGAATGGAATGATGACAGAACGGGATACAGACCCGCTTTTAAAAACGCTCACTTCTGGACGAATGAAAATCACTGGCAATGGGCAACGGAGCCTAATGCAAGAGAAAAAGCAAGTTTTCTGAAGGAAAACATCATGCCTATGCAGGAAAGCGGGCAGCTGAACTTTTTACCTCTTCCTACTACCGGAAATTATGGATTTGCTCCGGATCTGAAAATGGATGTCATCTTTGTAGACGGACATACGGAGAAGCAAATGCTTCCGGTCATTCAGTATCAGGAAAAAACGATTGTTTTTGCAGCAGACCTTATCCCTACTGCCGGACACATCAATCAGGTATATGTGATGGGGTATGACACCAGACCTCTTTTAACATTGGAGGAAAAGGGAAAGTTTCTTAAACAGTGTGTTGATAATGAGTATTTATTATTCTTTGAACATGATGCTCACAATGAACTGGCTAGTCTTAAAATGACTGAAAAAGGCGTAAGACTTGATGAAACGTTCAGTTTTAATGATGTTTTTGGGTATTAA
- a CDS encoding FMN-binding negative transcriptional regulator yields the protein MFIPKLYRSEDMEVMREIIKVNSFALLISSVDKIRATHSMMMLNESDPENSYIETHISRANPQAKTLKNGDEVLCDFLGAHTYISSSWYDHINVSTWNYEAVQIYGKVELMNQEELYTHLDTLTSKYEQFQQCPMMVKDMGKEFVEKEMKGAFGIKVIPTEIFIKQKLSQNRKENDFNTIISHLEQSDEDAKKIAEKMKLIKK from the coding sequence ATGTTTATACCTAAACTGTATAGAAGTGAAGATATGGAGGTGATGAGAGAAATTATCAAGGTAAATTCTTTTGCATTACTCATTTCTTCTGTTGATAAAATCCGTGCTACCCATTCCATGATGATGCTGAATGAAAGTGATCCGGAAAATTCTTATATTGAAACTCATATTTCCAGAGCTAATCCTCAGGCAAAAACTCTGAAAAACGGCGATGAGGTATTGTGTGACTTTTTAGGAGCGCATACTTATATCTCCAGCAGCTGGTATGACCATATCAATGTTTCTACGTGGAACTATGAAGCGGTCCAGATCTATGGAAAGGTAGAATTAATGAATCAGGAAGAGCTATATACACATCTGGATACATTAACCTCAAAATATGAGCAGTTTCAGCAATGCCCTATGATGGTAAAAGATATGGGAAAGGAATTTGTAGAAAAGGAAATGAAGGGAGCTTTTGGAATTAAGGTGATTCCTACGGAAATATTTATCAAACAAAAACTGTCTCAGAACAGAAAGGAAAATGATTTTAACACGATCATTTCGCATCTGGAACAATCGGATGAAGATGCTAAAAAAATTGCTGAGAAAATGAAATTAATAAAGAAATAA
- the ruvB gene encoding Holliday junction branch migration DNA helicase RuvB, producing the protein MPDFLHPDKENYSREELMQEEQIRPQSFKDFAGQRKTLENLEVFVTAAKRRGGALDHVLLHGPPGLGKTTLANIIANELGVNCKITSGPVLDKPGSLAGLLTNLEENDVLFIDEIHRLSPVVEEYLYSAMEDYKIDIMLETGPNARSVQIGLNPFTLVGATTRSGMLTKPMLARFGIQSRLEYYSIELLSMIIQRSARVLGVVIYEDAAIEIARRSRGTPRIANALLRRVRDFAEIKGNGEIEIKITKYALDSLNVDEFGLDEMDNKIMRVMIENFKGKPVGISALATSIGENPETLEEVYEPFLIQEGFIIRTPRGREVTDKAYTHLNISRSKNPGELF; encoded by the coding sequence ATGCCAGATTTTTTACATCCAGATAAGGAAAACTACTCACGAGAGGAGCTGATGCAGGAAGAACAAATTCGCCCCCAAAGCTTTAAAGATTTTGCGGGACAGAGAAAAACGCTGGAAAATCTTGAGGTTTTTGTGACTGCTGCCAAGAGGCGTGGCGGTGCACTAGATCATGTGCTTTTGCATGGTCCGCCAGGGTTGGGAAAAACAACTTTAGCTAATATTATTGCTAATGAACTTGGGGTAAACTGTAAGATTACTTCCGGTCCTGTATTGGATAAACCGGGAAGTTTAGCCGGATTACTGACTAATCTGGAAGAAAATGATGTTCTTTTCATTGATGAAATTCACCGTCTTTCTCCTGTTGTAGAAGAGTATCTGTATTCTGCCATGGAAGATTATAAGATCGATATCATGTTGGAAACAGGTCCTAACGCAAGAAGTGTACAAATCGGACTAAATCCTTTTACTCTTGTGGGAGCTACTACCAGAAGCGGAATGCTGACTAAGCCGATGCTTGCGAGATTTGGTATTCAAAGTAGACTTGAATATTACTCTATTGAACTTTTATCTATGATTATTCAGCGAAGTGCTAGAGTTTTAGGCGTAGTAATTTATGAAGATGCTGCTATTGAAATTGCCAGAAGAAGTCGTGGAACTCCAAGAATTGCGAATGCATTGCTGAGAAGAGTCCGTGATTTTGCTGAAATTAAGGGAAATGGTGAAATTGAGATTAAGATTACCAAATATGCACTAGATTCTTTAAATGTAGATGAGTTTGGGCTGGATGAAATGGATAATAAAATCATGCGTGTCATGATTGAAAACTTTAAGGGAAAACCTGTTGGAATTTCTGCTTTAGCCACCTCTATCGGAGAAAATCCGGAAACCCTTGAGGAAGTTTATGAACCATTTTTGATTCAGGAAGGTTTTATCATCAGAACGCCGAGAGGTAGAGAGGTTACCGATAAAGCGTATACCCATTTGAATATTTCCAGATCTAAAAATCCGGGAGAACTTTTTTAG
- the hutI gene encoding imidazolonepropionase — MKLIGPFKQVVTLANLPLRGKLTDEQLEIIVDGGIIVENGTIQRIGDFELLKNENPTIEIETIEGEQVVLPAFVDSHTHICFGGNRANDFAMRNAGKTYLEIAESGGGIWSSVQHTRNASEEELLKTLLERIKFLVDLGITTIEIKSGYGLDVENELKMLRMIKKAQESTRATLVPTCLSAHLKPRDFEGSNPEYLDYILTEILPKVKDENLANRVDIFIEKSAFQPEESKAFLLKTKDLGFEITVHADQFTPGSSRIAVEVGAKSADHLEATIDEDIDFLAQSDTVATALPGASLGLGEKFTPARKLLDAGAIVAIASDWNPGSAPMGNLITQASILATFQKLTTAEVLAGMTYRAAYALNLEDRGKLETGKKADFVTFKTDNFQNVLYNQGSLSTEHVYIDGELVD, encoded by the coding sequence ATGAAATTAATAGGCCCATTTAAGCAGGTTGTAACACTTGCCAATCTTCCATTAAGAGGAAAACTTACTGACGAACAATTAGAAATTATTGTGGATGGAGGAATAATTGTTGAAAATGGTACCATTCAGAGAATTGGTGATTTTGAACTGTTAAAAAATGAAAATCCAACAATAGAAATAGAAACCATTGAAGGAGAACAGGTAGTTCTTCCTGCCTTTGTAGATTCACATACTCATATCTGCTTCGGAGGAAACCGTGCCAATGATTTTGCCATGCGTAACGCAGGGAAAACGTACCTGGAAATCGCTGAAAGTGGCGGCGGAATCTGGAGCTCCGTACAGCATACAAGAAATGCTTCAGAAGAAGAATTACTGAAGACATTATTGGAAAGGATAAAGTTCCTGGTTGATCTTGGAATTACAACTATTGAGATTAAAAGTGGATATGGACTGGATGTAGAAAACGAGCTGAAAATGCTTCGAATGATCAAAAAGGCACAGGAGTCAACAAGGGCAACATTAGTTCCTACCTGTCTTTCGGCACATTTAAAACCAAGAGATTTTGAAGGAAGCAATCCGGAGTATCTGGACTATATTCTTACCGAGATTCTTCCAAAAGTAAAAGATGAAAACCTGGCTAACCGTGTAGATATCTTTATTGAAAAATCAGCGTTCCAGCCTGAAGAGAGTAAAGCGTTTTTACTTAAAACTAAAGATTTAGGTTTTGAAATTACTGTTCATGCCGATCAGTTTACCCCCGGAAGTTCAAGAATTGCTGTAGAAGTAGGAGCAAAATCGGCAGATCATTTGGAAGCAACCATTGATGAAGATATAGACTTCCTTGCACAATCTGATACTGTAGCAACAGCACTCCCGGGAGCAAGCTTAGGATTGGGTGAAAAATTTACACCGGCAAGAAAATTATTGGATGCAGGAGCCATCGTAGCGATCGCAAGTGACTGGAATCCGGGATCAGCCCCAATGGGGAACTTAATCACTCAAGCATCTATTTTAGCGACTTTCCAAAAGTTGACAACAGCTGAGGTACTAGCCGGAATGACTTATCGAGCAGCTTATGCCCTTAATTTGGAAGACAGAGGAAAACTTGAAACAGGTAAAAAAGCCGATTTTGTGACTTTTAAAACCGATAATTTCCAGAATGTTCTTTATAATCAGGGAAGCCTGAGCACTGAACACGTTTATATTGATGGAGAACTAGTTGACTAG
- a CDS encoding DUF695 domain-containing protein: MEEKQLGKEFDYKGFWDWFLTKEKDFYDAVKNRGQESIEKDFFDHIAPRLSQINEGYYFLTGMSDDSTAELVLTADGEIRNVVFIEELIEAAPQLNHWKFTALKPAMDAKNVNVTMGDYRFTKDNIFFYSNEQEEYPDEIDLVFVYDGNAENKEAITTGVCIFLDNFLGELNFATQIDTFTVVGREQAKQELVPIEKLKDFLLWREREFTEKYKSVKRADVEEEFSVLRATLDNEKPLIACMNLPLLNYDAKASYPWISVLTFHYHGENNDGLPEKEDFEKLSDIEDKVIEDLKEKGYLYIGRETADNSKESYFAGKDFREISKAFKAIKDNNPEYQISFRIFKDKYWQYFKYYNNAV, translated from the coding sequence ATGGAAGAAAAGCAGTTGGGAAAAGAATTTGACTATAAAGGTTTTTGGGATTGGTTCTTAACAAAAGAAAAAGACTTTTATGATGCCGTTAAAAACCGAGGTCAGGAATCTATTGAAAAAGATTTTTTTGACCATATTGCTCCCAGACTCAGCCAGATCAATGAAGGATATTACTTTCTGACCGGAATGAGCGATGATTCTACAGCAGAATTAGTTTTAACAGCAGATGGAGAGATCAGGAATGTTGTTTTTATTGAAGAACTTATTGAAGCTGCTCCCCAGCTCAATCATTGGAAGTTTACTGCTTTAAAACCGGCAATGGATGCAAAGAATGTAAACGTTACGATGGGGGATTACAGGTTTACAAAGGATAATATTTTTTTCTATTCCAATGAACAGGAAGAATATCCTGATGAGATAGACCTTGTCTTTGTTTACGATGGAAATGCCGAAAACAAAGAGGCTATCACAACAGGTGTCTGCATCTTTTTAGATAATTTTTTAGGGGAATTAAATTTTGCCACACAAATTGATACATTTACCGTTGTAGGAAGAGAGCAAGCCAAACAAGAACTTGTCCCTATTGAAAAGCTGAAAGATTTTCTACTATGGAGGGAAAGAGAATTTACAGAAAAGTATAAGAGCGTAAAGAGAGCTGATGTGGAAGAAGAATTTTCTGTTCTCAGAGCTACTTTAGATAATGAGAAACCTCTTATCGCCTGTATGAATCTTCCTTTACTGAATTATGATGCAAAGGCTTCCTATCCATGGATTTCAGTTCTTACATTTCATTATCACGGAGAGAACAATGATGGACTTCCTGAAAAAGAAGATTTTGAAAAATTAAGTGATATTGAAGATAAAGTCATTGAAGATCTAAAAGAGAAAGGATATTTGTATATAGGCAGAGAAACGGCAGATAATAGCAAAGAAAGCTATTTTGCCGGTAAAGATTTCAGAGAAATCTCTAAAGCTTTTAAAGCCATAAAAGATAATAATCCTGAATATCAAATTTCATTCAGAATCTTTAAAGATAAATATTGGCAGTATTTTAAATACTATAATAATGCTGTTTAA